Genomic window (Jeotgalibaca ciconiae):
TTTTTTATAAAACCCTGTTAGAATAGCTTTTGAATGATATAATAATTTGATTTTCCTTTTACAATCACCAATATTTCAAGTATTATAATAGAATGGATGTTCGAATTCCGTAGCTAGAATGAAGGAGTTTAACTATGACACAAGTAAAAAAGAATTTGTACAATGATGAATCAATACAAGTATTAGAAGGACTGGAAGCAGTCCGTAAAAGACCGGGAATGTATATTGGATCTACGGACAGCCGGGGACTACATCACATGGTATATGAAATTGTCGATAATGCAGTAGACGAAGCATTATCAGGATTCGCAGACGAAATAGAAGTCATGATTCATGCAGATCAAAGTATTACTGTAAGAGATAACGGCCGAGGGATGCCCACAGGAATGCATCAATCGGGTATACCAACGATTCAAGTCATCTTTACAGTGTTACATGCCGGAGGTAAATTTGGTCAAGAAGGTGGTTACAAGACCTCTGGAGGACTGCATGGAGTGGGGGCCAGCGTTGTGAATGCATTATCTGAGTATTTAGAAGTGGAAGTTATTCGAGATAAGACGCTGTATAGTCTAACTTTTAAAAATGGTGGAAAACCAACGGGAAAATTAAAAAAGAAAAAAACTACATCTCCCTCAAGCGGATCTGCTATTCATTTTTTACCGGATAGAGAAATATTCGGTACTTCTCAATTATCTTATGACATCTTGGCAGAACGAATGAGAGAATCAGCCTTCCTCTTAAAAGGACTTAAAATTACACTGAAAGATGAACGCTCTGACAAAAGTGATGTTTTCTTTTATGAAAAAGGAATCAGTGAGTTTGTTGCCTACTTAAATGAGGAAAAGGATACGTTGACAGAAATTACCAGTTTTAGTGGAATGGTAGAAGGAATCGAGGTTGAATTCGCTTTTCAATACAATGATGGCTATTCCGAGACGATTCTATCTTTTGTAAATAATGTTCGCACCAAGGATGGGGGTACCCACGAAACAGGTGCGAAAACAGGAATGACAAAGGCCTTTAATGAATATGCACGTAAAATGGGGCTCTTAAAAGAAAAAGACAAAAATTTAGAAGGCAGCGATGTCCGCGAAGGACTAACTGCTGTTCTTAGTTTGCGTATACCTGAGCAAGTTCTTCAATTTGAAGGACAGACCAAAGAAAAACTAGGTACTCCTCAGGCACGTCCCATTGTTGATAATCTTCTCAATGAACGTTTAAATTTTTTCTTAATTGAAAATGGAGAAGTTGCCCAAATGCTTGTCAGGAAATCATTAAAAGCTCGAGAAGCTCGAGATGCTGCAAGAAAAGCGAGAGAACTTTCAAGGAACGGGAAGAAAAGAAAAGGAGAGCTTTTACTCTCTGGTAAATTGACTCCTGCTCAAGGGAAAAATGCGAAAAAGAATGAATTATTCTTGGTCGAAGGAGATTCCGCTGGCGGGTCCGCTAAACAAGGTCGCGATCGGAAATTCCAGGCAATCTTACCGCTTCGTGGAAAGGTAATTAATACAGAGCGCGCAAATATGCAGGACATTTTAAAAAATGAAGAAATTAGTACGATTATTCATACGGTCGGAGCAGGTGTTGGCCCGGACTTCGATGTGGATGACAGTAATTATGATAAAGTCATCATCATGACCGATGCGGATACTGACGGAGCTCATATCCAAACTTTACTATTAACTTTCTTTTATCGTTATATGAAGCCATTATTGGAAGCGGGGAAAGTGTATCTTGCGCAACCGCCCTTATATAAAGTATCAAAAGGAGCTGGAAAAAAAGAGGTAGTGGAGTATGCATGGACAGAAAAAGAATTAGAGAGCAAAATAAAGATTGTTGGTAAGGGTTATATTCTTCAGCGTTATAAAGGGTTGGGTGAAATGAATGCCGACCAGCTATGGGAAACAACGATGAATCCTGATAGCCGCACTCTTATTCGTGTAATCATTGATGATAAAGCACAGGTTGAGCGAAGAGTGACAACTTTGATGGGGAATAAAGTAGAGCCGCGTCGGAAATGGATTGAAGGACATGTTCAATTCACACTGGAAGATGATAAAAGTATTTTGGAAGAAGACAAAACCGAACAGTCAGCAACGGATGGAACGAAACAAGTAAAAAAACAGGTTCGTGAAGAAAAGCAAGAAGCAAGTGGTTCTGGTGTTTCAACAGAGGAGCTTGAGCAAACTGTTTTGGATATTGAAAGTGGTGAATAAGATTGGCAGAGAGACAGGAAATTAAAGAATTAATGATGGAAGACGTGATGAGCGATCGTTTCGGTCGTTATTCAAAATATATTATTCAAGATCGTGCGCTTCCTGATATTCGAGATGGCTTAAAGCCAGTTCAAAGACGGATTTTGTATGCAATGTATGTGAGTGGGAACACTTCTGAAAAGCAATTTCGTAAATCAGCTAAAACGGTTGGGAATGTTATCGGGAATTATCATCCTCATGGCGATTCAAGTGTATACGAAGCAATGGTTCGTTTGAGTCAGGACTGGAAGATGCGTGAACCCCTTATTGAAATGCATGGGAATAACGGAAGTATGGATGGAGATCCTGCTGCAGCTATGCGTTATACGGAAGCACGTCTGGCAAAGATATCGAGTGAATTACTTGGCGACATCGATAAGGAAACGGTTGATTTTATGTTGAATTTTGATGATACCGATGAGGAGCCATTAGTGCTACCAGCGCGTTATCCCAATCTCTTAGTGAATGGGACAACAGGTATCTCAGCAGGATATGCGACCGATATTCCGCCTCATAATTTAGGAGAAATAATTGATGCAACAACCTATTTAATAGAACATCCAAATGCGACTTTAGATCAATTAATGAAATTTGTGAAAGGACCTGATTTTCCGACTGGAGCGATTATACAAGGAATTGACGGACTGAAAACTGCTTATAAAACAGGAAGGGGAAAAGTAGTTGTTCGATCAAAAGCAGTAATCGAATCCCTTCGCGGCGGCAAGCAGCAAATTGTAATCAACGAAATTCCTTTTGAAGTGAATAAAGCACAATTAGTCAAGAAAATGGATGAGATTCGGATTAACCGAAAACTTGAAGGAATCGCAGAAGTTCGTGATGAGACAGACCGTACAGGATTGCAAATTGTCGTTGAACTTAAAAAAGACGTGAATGCAGAAGGTATTTTGAATTACTTATTTAAAAATACTGATTTACAAGTAAATTATAACTTTAACATGGTTGCGATTGATGAAAGAATGCCCAAACAAGTTGGTATATCAGATATATTAAAAGCCTATATCGCTCATCAAAAAGAAGTGATTGTTCGCAGAACCCGCTACAATTTAAAAAAAGCAGAAGTACGATTGCATATCGTAGATGCTTTAATAAAAGTAGTTTCTATTTTAGATGAAGTAATCCAACTTATTCGAAATAGTAATGATAAAAAAGATGCTAAAAACAATTTAATGAAAACTTTTGATTTTTCGGAAGTTCAGGCTGAAGCAATTGTTTCTTTACAACTTTATCGTTTAACCAATACAGATATAGTTGCTCTTCAAAATGAACGTCTGGATTTAAGCGAGTTAGTTGCCTCTTATAATAGTATTTTAAAGAACGAGAAGACATTGTTATTGGTAATGAAAAACGAACTGAATGAAATCAAAAAGAAATATGCTACCCCTCGTCTATCAGTAATTGAAGAAGAAATAGATGAGATAAAAATCGAGACCGAAGTGTTAATTCCAGAAGAAGAAGTTGTCGTTGTCTTAACACGAGAAGGATATTATAAACGTACCAATCTCCGTTCTTTTGCAGCGACCGATTTGACTGATATAGGATTACGAGAAGGCGATCAGCCGTTGCTTATTGAGAAAGCTTCTACTTTGGATGCCATTGCCATCTTTACTAATAGAGGCGATTATATGCATTTCCCCATTTACGAATTACCGGAATTAAAATGGAAGGATATGGGACATCATTTATCTCAGAGTATTCCTTTTGCGAATAATGAAGAAATTCTTGTTGCAAAAATTATCAAACATGAGGAAGAATTGTCTGAGAGCCAATCCGTTATTTTTGTCACCAAAGAGGGCATGATTAAACGGTCGTTATTATCCGAATATCAAACGTTTAGAGGTTACAAAAGGAAAAAAAGTACAGCAATTCGTTTAAAGACGGAAACAGATTTCGTCACCAATATCCATTTTATTGATGCAGCTAAAAAAGAATACGAAGTATTACTTATAACAAATGGTGGCTTTAGTTTACGCTATTTACTAGACGAAATATCTGTAACGGGAATTCGTACAAGCGGTGTTAAGGCGATTAACTTAAAAGTAGATGATTATGTAGTGGGAGCTGCAATATTTGAAATGGATGATGAGAAATATCCAATTTTAATTATGACTCAACGAGGAAATGCCAAGCGATTTAGAACGAGTGAAATTCCAAGATTGGGAAGAGCAAAACGTGGGCTAATGTTAATCAAGGAATTAAAAACAAATCCTCATAGAATTATTTATATGGATGCAGACACCGAAGCAAATACTTTATATCGCATTCGAACCACAAGAGGTCAGACAAAAGAACTATACAGCAAGAATGTCCCATTCAGTGCAAGATATACGAATGGTTCCTCTGTTTTAGTTGAGAAAGATGAAGGAATGATCTATTCGATTAAGAAAATATACTCTCTTTCACAATTAGAAGATTAAAAAACACGAATTAGTACAGAAGCAAACTGTTGTATAATACAGTTTGCTTTTTTGTTTCCATTTTTTCGAAATAAAAGTGAATTAATTTTTAATTCGAGGAAAATTTTAAAAGCTCAAGAAGCTTATTGAATAAAGGATTTTAGGTATTTCTTTAAAATAAATATTTATTTTAAAGAATCTGATTGAAAAGTATTGCACAATCATTTTAACGTGTTATAATGAATTCATAAAGTGTGTTACATAAATCACAATAAGAGTTAAATGGGAGGCTTTATTCATGGAACAATGGCAAGGCTTTAAAGGAAAGACTTGGAAAACAGAAGTTGATGTGCGAGATTTTATCCAACAAAACTATGCACCTTATGAAGGCAGTGCAGAATTTTTGGAAGGTCCTACAGCTACTACAAATGAACTTTGGGCACAAGTAATGGATTTGACAAAACAAGAGCGAGAAGCAGGCGGAGTATTGGATATGGATACAAAAGTTGTATCTACCATCACTTCTCATGGTCCGGGATACTTAGATAAAGACAAAGAAAAAATTGTTGGTTTCCAAACAGAAAAACCTTTTAAACGTTCCTTACAACCATTCGGCGGCATCCGCATGAGTGAACAGTCTGCAGGGTCATATGGTTACGAAATTGACGCTGAAGTATCAAAAATATTCCGCGATTACAGAAAAACACATAATCAAGGGGTTTTTGATGCATATACACCTGAAATGCGTGCAGCTAGATCAAACAAAGTTATCACAGGATTGCCTGATGCATATGGACGTGGAAGAATCATCGGAGATTATCGTCGCGTAGCCTTATACGGTGTAGATTATTTAATGGAACAAAAATTAAAAGATTATGCAGTAATTGGTAACGGAACAATGTCTGAGGATATTATTCGTTTACGTGAAGAAATGAGCGACCAATATCGAGCATTGAAAGAATTGAAAGAACTAGGAAATATTTATGGATTCGATATTTCAAAACCCGCAACTACTGCACAAGAAGCATTCCAATGGTTATACCTGGGCTATCTAGCAGCGGTTAAACAACAAAATGGAGCGGCTATGTCACTTGGGCGTGTATCTACATTCTTGGATATTTATATCGAACGTGATCTTAAAAATGGCACATTAACAGAAGTGGAAGCACAAGAAATTGTTGACCACTTTGTTATGAAACTTCGTTTAGTTAAATTTGCCCGTACGCCAGATTACAACGAATTGTTCTCAGGAGACCCTACTTGGGTAACCGAATCAATTGGGGGCATGGGAGAAGACGGCCGTACATTGGTTACAAAAAACAGTTTCCGTTTCTTACAAACATTAAAGAACATGGGAACAGCACCTGAACCAAACTTGACTGTCTTATGGTCGACAAAATTACCGGAAGCATTCAAGAAGTTCTGTGCACACATTTCTATCGAGACAAGTTCCATCCAGTATGAGAATGATGATGTAATGCGCTTGGAGTGGGGCGATGATTACGGAATTGCTTGTTGTGTATCTGCAATGCGCATTGGTAAACAAATGCAATTCTTTGGAGCTCGTGCAAACTTAGCTAAAACACTATTATATGCAATTAATGGTGGTGTGGATGAAGTTACTAAAAAGCAAGTTGGACCAAAATATCAACCAATTACTTCTGAATACTTGGATTTTGATGAAGTTATGGAAAAATATGATTTAATGAATGAATGGGTAGCAGGTCTATACATTAATACATTGAATGTAATCCACTATATGCACGATAAGTATAGTTACGAAAATCTCGAAATGGCTCTACATGATACGCACGTTATGCGTACAATGGCAACCGGAATTGCTGGTTTCTCTGTAGCAATTGACTCCTTATCAGCAATTAAACACTCAAAAGTAAAAGTAATTCGTGATGAAGATGGTATCGCGGTCGATTTCGAAATTGAAGGAGACTATCCAAAATATGGAAACAACGATGATCGTGCGGATGACATTGGAGTTTGGTTATTAAAAGACTTTATGGGTAAAGTTCAAAAACATAAAACATACCGTGATTCAAAACACACGACTTCCATCCTTACTATTACTTCTAACGTTGTATACGGTAAAAGCACTGGTTCCACACCTGATGGACGTAAAGCACTTGTGCCATTTGCTCCTGGAGCAAATCCATTGCACGGAAGAGATACTCATGGCGCATTAGCGAGTCTTTCTTCAGTAGCAAAAATTCCTTATAAATACTCTTTAGATGGAATTTCAAATACTTTCTCAATCGTTCCAAAGGCATTGGGACGCGAAGGGGAAGTTCAAGAAGAAAACTTAGCAAGTATGCTTGACGGATATGCTCGCAAAGGCGGTCACCACTTAAACGTTAACGTCTTTAACCGCGATACTTTGCTAGATGCTATGGATCATCCAGAAAACTATCCACAGTTAACGATCCGTGTGTCTGGTTATGCAGTTAACTTCATTAAATTAACACGTGAACAACAATTAGACGTTATCAATCGTACAATGCACGAAAGCATGTAAAAAAAGGAAACGGATGAATGATTTATTCATCCGTTTTCCATCAAAGGGAGAGATCCCCTTATCTCTCTTTTTGATGGGAAAGAAAGAGTACAAAGAAGGAGTTATTACAATGACTAGTGCACTTAAAGGGTTTGTACACTCAACTGAAAGCTTTGGATCTGTTGATGGACCTGGTATTCGTTTCATTGTTTTCATGCAAGGTTGTCGAATGCGTTGCGAATTCTGCCACAATCCGGACACCTGGAATATGGGTGGCGGGATAGAAATGACAACGGATGAAGTCCTTGACATGGCGAAGCAATATCAAGAGTTTTGGGGCGAAAAAGGCGGTATTACTATTAGTGGTGGAGAACCATTACTGCAAATAGATTTTATTATTGAGCTTTTTCAAAAAGCAAAGGCAGAAGGAATTAATACAACCATTGATACCTGCGGCCAACCATTTACATATGATGAGCCATTTTTCAATCGATTTGAGGAATTAATGAAAGTTACCGATCTACTGCTCATGGATATTAAACATATTGACAGCCAAAAGCATAAAGAACTGACCATGTGGCGGAACGAAAGTATTATCGACATGACACAATACTTATCGAAAATTGGCAAACCCGTATGGATTAGACATGTCTTGATTCCAGAGAGAACTGATTACGATGAGTATTTAAAAAGATTAGGTGATTATATCGCTACTCTTGATAATGTTCATAAAGTGGAAATTCTTCCCTATCATAAAATGGGTGTTTATAAATATGAAGCCTTAGGAATCCCTTATAAGCTGGAAGGAATAGATCCTCCAACACAAGAAAGAGTAGAAAATGCTCGCAAGCTATTAAGGTGTAATGAGTATAAAGGATATCTACAAGCAAATTAAACTTAAAGGAAAAGGGAGTTAACCGTTGCCCTTTTCCTTTTTTTTGATTATTATGGAAAAAGATAAGAAATGAAAGAGGGACAAAATATAATGGAAAAATTATTAGTATTCGGTCATCAAAATCCAGATACAGATGCAATTACTTCGGCAATCTCGTTTGCTTATTATTTAAACCAAATAGGAGTCGAAGCAGAAGCAGTCGCTTTAGGAGAATTAAGTGATGAGACAGCTTACGCATTGAATCACTTTCATACAGAAGCACCTCGTGTAATTAAAACAGCTTCTAATGAAGTAAAAGCTGTTGCTCTTGTGGATCACAATGAATTCCAACAAAGTGTTTCTGATATTTCAAGCCTTGAAGTACAATACGTGATTGATCATCATCGGATTGATAACTTCCATACTGCAAATCCTGTTTATTACCGTGCAGAGCCAGTGGGATGTACAAATACAGTGATTTATAAGATGTTTAAAGAAAAAGGAATTGAAATTCCTGCAGAATTAGCTGGCTTGATGTTATCTGCCATTATTTCAGATACACTATTATTCAAATCGCCCACTTGTACCGATGAAGATGTAGTAGTAGCAAAAGCACTAGCAAAAATAGCTGATGTTGATCCAAATGAGTATGGTTTAGCTATGTTAAAAGCAGGGACAAATTTAGATGACATATCTAGCGAAGAATTACTTGATTTAGATGCAAAATCTTTCCCAATGGGGAATAAGACGGTACGTGTTGCACAAGTAAATACGGTTGATTTTCAAGATGTATTAAAGCGTCAGGAAGAATTAATTTCTCTTATGACAGCTTCAAATGCTGCTGAAAATTATGATTTGTTTGTTTTATTAGTGACAAATATCATCGACAGTGATTCAACGATTGTTGCAGTTGGAGACGGCGTTTCAAAAGCGGAGGCTGCTTTTGAAGTAAGATTAGAAAACGAAACAGCCTTTTTACCAGGAGTAGTTTCCCGTAAAAAGCAAGTTGTTCCTCAGCTGACAGAGGCTTACGCAAAATAATTCCTGTAAAACCACTATACAATTTGTTTTGTATGGTGGTTTTTAAGTAAAAAACATTTCGAAAATATCTTTCTTTTTTAATATCTCTATTTCGAAGTATGTGATATACTCTTTTTGAGCACAGTTTGTGAGGTGTAAAAACATGAAAATTGGTGTAATATCTGATTTACATATAGATAGTAACCAAAAGAAATTAAAAAGGG
Coding sequences:
- the parC gene encoding DNA topoisomerase IV subunit A, encoding MAERQEIKELMMEDVMSDRFGRYSKYIIQDRALPDIRDGLKPVQRRILYAMYVSGNTSEKQFRKSAKTVGNVIGNYHPHGDSSVYEAMVRLSQDWKMREPLIEMHGNNGSMDGDPAAAMRYTEARLAKISSELLGDIDKETVDFMLNFDDTDEEPLVLPARYPNLLVNGTTGISAGYATDIPPHNLGEIIDATTYLIEHPNATLDQLMKFVKGPDFPTGAIIQGIDGLKTAYKTGRGKVVVRSKAVIESLRGGKQQIVINEIPFEVNKAQLVKKMDEIRINRKLEGIAEVRDETDRTGLQIVVELKKDVNAEGILNYLFKNTDLQVNYNFNMVAIDERMPKQVGISDILKAYIAHQKEVIVRRTRYNLKKAEVRLHIVDALIKVVSILDEVIQLIRNSNDKKDAKNNLMKTFDFSEVQAEAIVSLQLYRLTNTDIVALQNERLDLSELVASYNSILKNEKTLLLVMKNELNEIKKKYATPRLSVIEEEIDEIKIETEVLIPEEEVVVVLTREGYYKRTNLRSFAATDLTDIGLREGDQPLLIEKASTLDAIAIFTNRGDYMHFPIYELPELKWKDMGHHLSQSIPFANNEEILVAKIIKHEEELSESQSVIFVTKEGMIKRSLLSEYQTFRGYKRKKSTAIRLKTETDFVTNIHFIDAAKKEYEVLLITNGGFSLRYLLDEISVTGIRTSGVKAINLKVDDYVVGAAIFEMDDEKYPILIMTQRGNAKRFRTSEIPRLGRAKRGLMLIKELKTNPHRIIYMDADTEANTLYRIRTTRGQTKELYSKNVPFSARYTNGSSVLVEKDEGMIYSIKKIYSLSQLED
- the parE gene encoding DNA topoisomerase IV subunit B; protein product: MTQVKKNLYNDESIQVLEGLEAVRKRPGMYIGSTDSRGLHHMVYEIVDNAVDEALSGFADEIEVMIHADQSITVRDNGRGMPTGMHQSGIPTIQVIFTVLHAGGKFGQEGGYKTSGGLHGVGASVVNALSEYLEVEVIRDKTLYSLTFKNGGKPTGKLKKKKTTSPSSGSAIHFLPDREIFGTSQLSYDILAERMRESAFLLKGLKITLKDERSDKSDVFFYEKGISEFVAYLNEEKDTLTEITSFSGMVEGIEVEFAFQYNDGYSETILSFVNNVRTKDGGTHETGAKTGMTKAFNEYARKMGLLKEKDKNLEGSDVREGLTAVLSLRIPEQVLQFEGQTKEKLGTPQARPIVDNLLNERLNFFLIENGEVAQMLVRKSLKAREARDAARKARELSRNGKKRKGELLLSGKLTPAQGKNAKKNELFLVEGDSAGGSAKQGRDRKFQAILPLRGKVINTERANMQDILKNEEISTIIHTVGAGVGPDFDVDDSNYDKVIIMTDADTDGAHIQTLLLTFFYRYMKPLLEAGKVYLAQPPLYKVSKGAGKKEVVEYAWTEKELESKIKIVGKGYILQRYKGLGEMNADQLWETTMNPDSRTLIRVIIDDKAQVERRVTTLMGNKVEPRRKWIEGHVQFTLEDDKSILEEDKTEQSATDGTKQVKKQVREEKQEASGSGVSTEELEQTVLDIESGE
- the pflB gene encoding formate C-acetyltransferase, whose translation is MEQWQGFKGKTWKTEVDVRDFIQQNYAPYEGSAEFLEGPTATTNELWAQVMDLTKQEREAGGVLDMDTKVVSTITSHGPGYLDKDKEKIVGFQTEKPFKRSLQPFGGIRMSEQSAGSYGYEIDAEVSKIFRDYRKTHNQGVFDAYTPEMRAARSNKVITGLPDAYGRGRIIGDYRRVALYGVDYLMEQKLKDYAVIGNGTMSEDIIRLREEMSDQYRALKELKELGNIYGFDISKPATTAQEAFQWLYLGYLAAVKQQNGAAMSLGRVSTFLDIYIERDLKNGTLTEVEAQEIVDHFVMKLRLVKFARTPDYNELFSGDPTWVTESIGGMGEDGRTLVTKNSFRFLQTLKNMGTAPEPNLTVLWSTKLPEAFKKFCAHISIETSSIQYENDDVMRLEWGDDYGIACCVSAMRIGKQMQFFGARANLAKTLLYAINGGVDEVTKKQVGPKYQPITSEYLDFDEVMEKYDLMNEWVAGLYINTLNVIHYMHDKYSYENLEMALHDTHVMRTMATGIAGFSVAIDSLSAIKHSKVKVIRDEDGIAVDFEIEGDYPKYGNNDDRADDIGVWLLKDFMGKVQKHKTYRDSKHTTSILTITSNVVYGKSTGSTPDGRKALVPFAPGANPLHGRDTHGALASLSSVAKIPYKYSLDGISNTFSIVPKALGREGEVQEENLASMLDGYARKGGHHLNVNVFNRDTLLDAMDHPENYPQLTIRVSGYAVNFIKLTREQQLDVINRTMHESM
- a CDS encoding manganese-dependent inorganic pyrophosphatase; amino-acid sequence: MEKLLVFGHQNPDTDAITSAISFAYYLNQIGVEAEAVALGELSDETAYALNHFHTEAPRVIKTASNEVKAVALVDHNEFQQSVSDISSLEVQYVIDHHRIDNFHTANPVYYRAEPVGCTNTVIYKMFKEKGIEIPAELAGLMLSAIISDTLLFKSPTCTDEDVVVAKALAKIADVDPNEYGLAMLKAGTNLDDISSEELLDLDAKSFPMGNKTVRVAQVNTVDFQDVLKRQEELISLMTASNAAENYDLFVLLVTNIIDSDSTIVAVGDGVSKAEAAFEVRLENETAFLPGVVSRKKQVVPQLTEAYAK
- the pflA gene encoding pyruvate formate-lyase-activating protein, which produces MTSALKGFVHSTESFGSVDGPGIRFIVFMQGCRMRCEFCHNPDTWNMGGGIEMTTDEVLDMAKQYQEFWGEKGGITISGGEPLLQIDFIIELFQKAKAEGINTTIDTCGQPFTYDEPFFNRFEELMKVTDLLLMDIKHIDSQKHKELTMWRNESIIDMTQYLSKIGKPVWIRHVLIPERTDYDEYLKRLGDYIATLDNVHKVEILPYHKMGVYKYEALGIPYKLEGIDPPTQERVENARKLLRCNEYKGYLQAN